Proteins encoded in a region of the Cydia splendana chromosome 19, ilCydSple1.2, whole genome shotgun sequence genome:
- the LOC134800095 gene encoding mitochondrial import inner membrane translocase subunit Tim22 — MTDYTQPPPPDPRLVRFYEKNDYESLAKYLIGNNYRYRENILIPRFLGPAEIKTNEEKMIEAAVESCPFKSLTSCIVGYGLGAAVGLFTSSLMPNVTDTTAPQTQTARQILTEFKTAMLSNAKTFAILGAVFSGVECCVETARGKSDWRNGTYAGGVTGGLIGLRGGLRAGVLGAAGFAAFSTVIDYYMHSRGS, encoded by the exons ATGACGGACTATACCCAGCCACCGCCTCCCGACCCTAGATTAGtcaggttttacgaaaaaaatgaTTATGAATCGCTCGCCAAATATCTTATTGGTAATAATTACCGATATCGCGAAAACATTCTTATACCGCGGTTTCTGGGTCCAGCAGAGATTAAAACTAACGAAGAAAAGATGATCGAAGCTGCTGTAGAGAGCTGTCCGTTTAAATCACTCACAAGTTGTATCGTTG GTTACGGATTGGGGGCTGCCGTTGGTCTCTTCACCTCCTCACTCATGCCAAACGTCACAGACACAACAGCACCACAAACTCAAACAGCCAGACAAATATTAACcgaattcaaaactgcaatgttAAGTAATGCAAAGACTTTTGCGATACTTGGAGCTGTGTTTTCTGGAGTTGAGTGCTGTGTAGAAACAGCAAGAGGGAAGTCGGACTGGAGAAACGGGACTTATGCTGGAGGTGTTACTGGTGGACTTATTGGATTGAGAG GTGGCCTAAGAGCAGGCGTTTTGGGTGCAGCCGGTTTCGCGGCATTCTCGACAGTTATCGATTACTACATGCACTCTCGAGGCTCCTGA